In the genome of Candidatus Saccharibacteria bacterium oral taxon 488, one region contains:
- a CDS encoding mechanosensitive ion channel, whose amino-acid sequence MTDTLIKQLLNSSRFDEWMTEHGLGWLVSERMVETVSIVIGTVIVYYLGRIFITWAIRYAIHSTAKHRSWHRKDIEKRENTLTQLIRSFWRITIIAYIAAMVASKLFYFDLSPLFASAGIIGVALGFGAQSLVKDFLAGIFIIAENQYRVGDVVDVMGASGTVERVGTRSTVLRDADGNVHYLPNGTIQHVINKTMGYSMSRFTLQLDPSTDISRAADIINETGQQLSKEKSWDKKIIEPPKFVSVGDITGRSVELIVAGKVQPSDQWAVTSEMRRRLLKEFEKQEIELAVIPTAITHKK is encoded by the coding sequence ATGACGGATACGCTTATCAAACAACTGTTAAATTCGTCGCGCTTTGATGAATGGATGACCGAGCATGGACTAGGCTGGCTGGTAAGCGAGCGGATGGTTGAGACAGTCAGCATCGTCATCGGCACGGTTATCGTTTATTATCTTGGCCGCATCTTCATTACTTGGGCAATTCGCTACGCGATCCACTCCACCGCCAAGCACCGCTCATGGCACCGCAAAGATATCGAAAAGCGCGAAAATACGCTGACGCAGCTGATCCGTAGTTTTTGGCGCATCACTATTATTGCCTATATCGCCGCCATGGTCGCCAGTAAGTTATTCTACTTCGACTTGTCGCCACTGTTTGCCAGCGCCGGCATCATTGGCGTAGCGCTCGGATTCGGTGCGCAGTCACTTGTCAAAGATTTTCTGGCCGGCATCTTTATCATCGCTGAAAATCAATACCGAGTCGGCGACGTCGTTGACGTCATGGGTGCGAGCGGCACTGTCGAGCGCGTCGGTACCAGGTCAACCGTGCTCCGCGATGCTGACGGTAATGTGCACTACTTACCAAATGGCACCATCCAGCATGTCATCAATAAAACGATGGGGTATAGCATGTCGCGCTTTACCTTGCAGCTCGATCCAAGCACCGACATTAGCCGCGCCGCTGATATCATCAACGAGACCGGCCAGCAACTGAGCAAGGAAAAGTCTTGGGATAAGAAAATCATTGAACCGCCAAAATTTGTCTCCGTCGGTGATATCACCGGCCGCTCGGTTGAATTGATCGTTGCCGGTAAGGTTCAGCCATCCGATCAATGGGCGGTTACCTCAGAGATGCGCCGCCGGCTCCTCAAAGAATTTGAAAAACAAGAGATCGAACTAGCTGTTATCCCAACAGCGATAACGCATAAAAAGTAA
- a CDS encoding A/G-specific adenine glycosylase, whose amino-acid sequence MTTDDFQALIHQKGRELYRPMPWRDQPTLYYALVSELMLQQTQAARVLTKFSEFTAKFPDIESLAAAELTEVLRAWQGLGYNRRARYLHQTARAIAGGALAATLHDLVQLPGIGVNTAGAIMNYTYQVPTPFIETNIRTVYLNHFFADQTAVADRDILPIVERTMDRANPRQWFWALMDYGSELKSQGKGKLSASRHYARQSQFTGSLRQMRGEILRRYVGGQSLAEITAELQDDPRFAAALDGLRRDGLITAK is encoded by the coding sequence ATGACGACTGATGATTTTCAGGCGCTGATCCACCAAAAAGGCCGCGAGCTCTACCGACCAATGCCGTGGCGCGATCAGCCAACGCTCTACTATGCGTTGGTGAGTGAGCTGATGCTGCAGCAAACCCAGGCTGCTCGCGTCTTGACGAAGTTCAGCGAGTTTACTGCGAAGTTTCCGGACATTGAATCACTGGCAGCTGCTGAGCTGACAGAAGTACTGCGTGCGTGGCAGGGGCTGGGCTATAATCGCCGCGCTCGATACCTCCACCAAACAGCGCGAGCCATCGCTGGTGGTGCTCTGGCGGCCACCCTTCATGACCTTGTCCAGCTGCCGGGCATTGGCGTCAATACTGCTGGTGCTATCATGAACTATACTTACCAAGTACCAACGCCGTTCATTGAGACCAATATTCGCACAGTCTATCTCAATCATTTCTTTGCGGACCAGACGGCAGTCGCGGATCGTGACATACTGCCCATTGTCGAGCGGACGATGGACCGGGCAAATCCGCGCCAGTGGTTTTGGGCACTAATGGACTATGGTAGTGAGCTCAAATCTCAGGGAAAGGGTAAATTGTCCGCCAGTCGCCATTACGCCAGGCAATCGCAATTCACTGGCAGTCTCCGCCAGATGCGCGGTGAGATTTTGCGTCGATATGTTGGCGGGCAGTCGCTGGCCGAAATTACCGCCGAGCTACAGGATGATCCGCGATTTGCGGCGGCACTGGATGGTCTGCGACGGGACGGTCTCATTACTGCAAAGTGA
- a CDS encoding MerR family transcriptional regulator codes for MLIHQLSKKSSVSIDTIRYYTKLGILPVTQRPAGSRSYSDYDESALEYLTEIRLAKSAGFTLMEIKQYIKEWNDGQITPDTAIDILHKKIAMVRKKKSELDAIEAILKSKITQLHS; via the coding sequence ATGCTAATTCATCAACTTTCCAAAAAATCTAGTGTTTCTATTGATACCATTCGTTACTATACAAAACTCGGTATTTTACCGGTAACACAACGTCCTGCTGGAAGCCGCAGTTATTCAGACTACGACGAGAGTGCACTCGAGTACCTCACGGAAATACGCCTCGCTAAGTCAGCAGGCTTTACGCTGATGGAGATCAAGCAATACATCAAGGAATGGAATGACGGCCAGATTACACCCGATACGGCTATTGATATATTGCATAAAAAGATTGCGATGGTACGAAAGAAAAAGTCTGAGCTTGATGCAATAGAAGCGATATTAAAAAGCAAAATAACACAGCTCCATTCCTAG
- a CDS encoding SDR family NAD(P)-dependent oxidoreductase, producing the protein MSRKKYNSNHKVVLITGASSGIGRATAELLLQKGHIVYGFARNSEVLQEIKGLRPIPGDMKDEKSLEAAVKKICDEQGRIDVLINNAGYGLLGAVEDIPIEQARRQFEVNVFGLARLTQLVLPSMREAGSGLIINMSSVGGRVYFPLGAWYHASKHAIEGFSDSLRLELQEYNIKLVIIEPGLIATNFYKLAEEPLTRYSSNGAYSGVAKAISHNLSQSYRTMSPPSVVAYTVATVIESKHPRRRYLVGKLARVLFYARHLLGDGVFEQIAKKQTR; encoded by the coding sequence ATGAGTAGAAAAAAGTATAATTCAAATCATAAAGTAGTGTTAATTACTGGAGCATCCAGCGGTATCGGAAGAGCGACCGCCGAGCTGCTTTTGCAGAAAGGCCACATAGTGTACGGATTTGCTCGAAATAGTGAGGTGCTTCAAGAAATTAAAGGCCTTCGGCCAATACCAGGTGATATGAAAGATGAAAAATCACTTGAGGCTGCGGTAAAAAAGATTTGTGACGAACAGGGAAGAATAGATGTACTTATCAATAATGCTGGCTATGGATTACTGGGGGCGGTAGAGGATATTCCAATTGAACAGGCCCGCAGGCAGTTTGAGGTGAATGTATTTGGGTTGGCTAGGCTGACGCAGCTTGTGCTGCCTAGCATGAGAGAGGCGGGTTCGGGCTTGATTATTAATATGTCATCGGTTGGAGGCAGAGTGTATTTTCCGCTCGGTGCCTGGTATCATGCTTCAAAGCACGCTATCGAGGGGTTTTCCGATAGCTTGCGGCTAGAGCTGCAGGAATACAACATCAAGCTTGTGATAATTGAGCCTGGCTTGATCGCTACAAATTTCTACAAATTAGCTGAAGAGCCGCTTACTCGTTATTCGTCAAATGGTGCCTATAGCGGCGTGGCAAAGGCAATATCGCACAACTTATCTCAGTCATATAGGACCATGTCACCGCCTAGCGTGGTTGCGTATACAGTAGCGACAGTTATTGAGAGTAAGCATCCACGACGTCGGTATCTTGTTGGTAAATTGGCGAGAGTTCTCTTCTACGCACGGCATCTCTTGGGCGATGGCGTCTTTGAGCAAATAGCTAAAAAACAGACAAGGTAA
- a CDS encoding NUDIX domain-containing protein, with protein sequence MIDQFIPEHHIQKHILGVLMHMKYARFRDMRPPKVDTNLYTYHLNILKKRGFVIKTDDGYCLGREGLSYVDRVSIKSLKIRTQPKIITMIVVQNANGDVLLQRRTKQPHVDTWTLPYGKLHIDDESVLAAAQREVREKLAVDKLPLTHAGDCYIRVLVGKEILSSTLAHVFYGETDEVVAGRELVWARPHRLADYDLAPAVEQIVARTFFRDPFFFEEFVAELNEVIERRDYDN encoded by the coding sequence ATGATTGACCAATTTATCCCCGAACATCACATTCAGAAGCATATCCTTGGCGTGTTGATGCATATGAAATATGCGCGATTTCGGGATATGCGGCCGCCAAAAGTGGATACCAATCTCTATACCTACCACTTAAATATACTGAAGAAGCGAGGATTTGTCATCAAGACGGATGACGGATACTGTCTGGGGCGGGAGGGGTTGTCGTACGTCGATAGAGTTAGTATTAAATCGCTCAAAATTCGTACCCAACCAAAAATTATTACTATGATTGTCGTCCAAAATGCTAATGGTGATGTGTTGCTCCAGCGGCGCACTAAGCAGCCGCATGTCGACACCTGGACACTGCCCTATGGCAAGCTGCATATTGATGACGAGTCGGTATTGGCTGCTGCTCAACGGGAGGTACGCGAGAAATTGGCGGTGGACAAGCTACCGCTGACACACGCGGGTGATTGCTATATTCGTGTCCTTGTGGGGAAGGAAATATTATCATCAACGTTGGCGCACGTGTTTTATGGTGAGACTGATGAAGTCGTGGCGGGCAGAGAATTGGTGTGGGCCCGTCCGCATCGATTGGCGGATTATGACTTAGCACCAGCGGTTGAGCAAATCGTAGCACGAACATTCTTCCGGGACCCGTTCTTTTTTGAGGAATTTGTGGCAGAATTAAATGAGGTAATTGAAAGGAGAGACTATGACAATTGA
- a CDS encoding NUDIX domain-containing protein, whose amino-acid sequence MYDRHEVSVKVALYSSDGERALLMYYPRDDGFGLPGGHIDAGETPDVALRRELREELGVTIDATPADFYVRDPQGGTVKDHKIILGYTATVDGNIELPDRACDGGEERPVWLMRTEVEATDKLAPGYRDFLLKWWLD is encoded by the coding sequence ATGTATGATCGACACGAAGTTAGCGTAAAAGTGGCGTTGTATAGTAGTGATGGCGAGCGGGCGCTGCTGATGTATTATCCGCGCGATGATGGTTTTGGCCTGCCGGGCGGGCATATTGACGCTGGTGAAACGCCTGACGTGGCATTGAGGCGGGAATTACGCGAGGAGCTGGGCGTTACAATTGATGCGACCCCAGCTGATTTTTATGTGCGCGATCCGCAGGGCGGTACCGTCAAAGACCATAAAATTATTCTTGGCTACACGGCCACGGTTGACGGTAACATTGAACTACCGGACCGAGCGTGTGATGGCGGCGAGGAACGACCAGTCTGGTTGATGCGGACAGAAGTTGAAGCTACTGACAAGCTCGCGCCGGGTTATCGGGATTTTTTGTTGAAGTGGTGGCTCGATTGA
- the trmB gene encoding tRNA (guanosine(46)-N7)-methyltransferase TrmB, translating into MSFVDPNQFVITRRRKKYKFALFNNSPLCFEYDEWAPRSIDVLEVGAGTGLFSVELAARHPEQRFLAVDVKADRLQKGARVAERRGLTNIWFVRARADQLGELCEAGSLSQLWVTFPDPFPRQHSSGRRLTHPHFLTQYAKLLDEGGELLLKHDDHDFFCWSLEQLVVAGWQLRELTFDLHELERLDEESDARIMTTYEQRWVGEGKAIGFVRAVDHRINESQSEPSSPQALVGCC; encoded by the coding sequence ATGAGTTTTGTCGATCCAAATCAATTCGTTATCACTCGGCGGCGCAAGAAGTATAAATTTGCGTTATTTAACAATTCGCCGCTTTGTTTTGAGTATGATGAGTGGGCACCGCGGTCGATTGATGTGCTGGAGGTCGGTGCGGGAACGGGACTGTTTAGTGTCGAGCTGGCGGCGCGCCATCCCGAGCAGCGGTTTCTGGCGGTTGATGTTAAGGCCGATCGACTGCAGAAAGGGGCGCGCGTGGCCGAGCGGCGTGGCCTCACGAACATCTGGTTCGTGCGGGCGCGGGCGGATCAGCTGGGTGAGTTATGTGAGGCTGGATCACTCAGTCAGTTGTGGGTCACTTTCCCCGATCCATTTCCACGCCAGCACTCCAGCGGTCGGCGTTTGACGCACCCGCATTTTTTAACGCAGTACGCAAAGTTGCTTGATGAGGGCGGCGAGCTACTACTCAAGCACGATGATCACGACTTTTTCTGTTGGAGCTTGGAGCAGCTGGTGGTGGCTGGCTGGCAGCTTCGGGAGCTAACGTTTGATCTGCACGAATTGGAGCGACTTGATGAGGAGAGCGATGCCCGAATCATGACAACCTACGAACAGCGGTGGGTTGGCGAGGGGAAGGCGATTGGGTTTGTGCGAGCAGTCGACCATCGGATTAATGAAAGCCAAAGTGAGCCCTCATCCCCTCAGGCATTGGTTGGTTGCTGTTGA